The stretch of DNA CGCGGCAACCTATGAACGACTCATGGCCGCCGGGGCAGATGTGTTTATCGTTGGCACTTCCGGGCTGTTTAACCACGCCCGGGATATCGACGAGGCCTGGCAGGTGATGAGCGAACAGATCCTGACGGCTAAAAACGAGGTTATCCCCCATGCCAAAACCGCTTAACGTGGTGGCCGGAGTGGATATGGGCGCCACCCATATCCGCCTGTGTTTGCAGGATGAGTCCGGCGCGGTGCTGCACTGTGAAAAACAGCGCACCGCAGAGATTATCTCCGGGGGCGTGGTCTGCGGGATCGCCCGTCTGTTAAACGATCGGCTGGATCGCTTTAACGCCCGCTGCCGCGGCATGGTGATGGGGTTCCCGGCGCTGGTCGGCAAAGACAAGCGCACGATTATCTCCACGCCAAATTTGCCGCTTGCCGCCGCAGAGCTTAACGAACTGGCGGGCAAGCTGGAGGATGCGCTCGGCTGCCCGGTCGAGTTTTCACGTGACGTCAATCTGCAGCTCTCGTTCGACGTCGCGCAAAACGGCCTGCAGCCCCAGCAGGTGCTGGGGGCTTATCTCGGCACCGGCATGGGTTTTGCCGTCTGGCTGAACGGGGCACCCTGGACCGGCGCCCACGGCGTTGCCGGTGAACTGGGCCATATTCCACAAGGCGATATGCACCTGACCTGCGGCTGCGGAAATGCGGGGTGCCTGGAAACGGTGTGCTCGGGGATTGCCCTGAAACGCTGGTACGACGCCAGCCCGCGGGCGTATGAAATTGGCGAGCTGTTCAGCGTTGCCGCGCAGGAGCCGTTTGTCGTTGCCCTGCTCGACCACGCGGCGCGCGCCATCGCCACCAGCGTGAACCTGTTTGACCCGGATGCGGTAATCCTCGGCGGTGGAGTGATGGACATGGTCGATTTTCCGCGTGAAGCGCTGATTGCGCAGACTAAACGCTATCTTCGCCGCCCGCTTCCTCACGATGCCGTGCGCTTTATCGACGCGTCTTCATCCGCGTTTAACGGCGCACAAGGTGCGGCTACGCTGGCCCGCGCCTGCTTCCTGCCCGCGCTTTACGTAGCGCCTCAGCAAGCTGCGCTCGGGTAAACGGTTTGCGCAGCAGCTCCACCTCCGGCAGGTGTTGCTCGCTGCGACGTAAATCCTGCCCGCTTACCAGCAGCAAATCCAGCTGAGGATGATGGCGGCGGGCCTGCTGGAGCACGTCCGCGCCGCTTAGCTCGCCGGGCAGCATCAGGTCGCTGATAACGAGGCTGATGTCCGGCACCTCGCGCATCAGCAGCAGCGCCTGCTGGCTGTCGCTGGCTTCCAGCGTCAGGTAACCCAGCTGATGCAGCTGTTCGCAGAGCGTCTGGCGCACGTCCGGCTCATCTTCGAGTACCAGCACAAGCTGGTCAGAAATATCGGCCTGTTCATCGACCAGCGGCAAGGCCTCCGGCTGCGCCTCCGCAGACGCCCGAGGCAGTTGAAGTATGACCCGAGTCCCTGTGCCCGGCTCGCTTTCAATCTGCACCCGCCCGCCCGACTGGCGTACAAAGCCATAAACCATCGACAGCCCAAGCCCGCTGCCGCTGCCGGTCTGTTTGGTGGTGAAGAACGGTTCAAACACCTGCGCCTTTACCTCGTCCGTCATACCGTGCCCGGTGTCGGCCACCTCAACCACCACCATATCCTGTTTGCGCCCTTCGCCGCGCACCACGCGCTGGTTCCAGGTGCGGATCTTAATTTCACCGCTGCGCCCTTCCATCGCGTCTCGGGCGTTCATCACCAGGTTAATGATCGCGTTCTCCAACTGATTGACGTCGATCCAGGCGGGCCAGGCGGGCTGCTGGGCTTCAACGACAAGCGTGAGATGGGCGGGCAAAGAATGGCGCATCAGCGGGTCGAGGTTTTCAAGCAGGCTTTTCATCGCCACCGCCCTCGGGTGTAACGATTGCTTGCGGGAAAACGCGAGCAGCCGCTGAGTGAGCTGTGCGCCACGCTCGGCGGCCTTAAGCGCGCGCTGAATGCGCACGGCGTCCGGCGAGTCTGTCGCGGTCAGCTCAAGACTGCCGATGATCACCGCCAGCAGGTTATTGAAGTCGTGCGCCAGACCGCCGGTAAGCTGCCCCACCGCCTTCATTTTTTGGCTGTGCACCAGCGCTTCTTCCAGCGCTTTGCGTTCGCTACGCTCCAGCACTACGTTCACCATGCCCCGCCCAGGCACCGGGCTAAAACGCAGCTCGATGGTACGGCCGTCCGCCAGCCTCAACTCCTGCGGCTTAGGCAAGGGTCTGGAGAGATTACCCAACATATGCTCCTGCAGCGGCGTAACCTGCTTGAGCAACCCGAGATAGTGCTGACCACGCTGCAGGCGCTGCGGCTCAAGCCCCAGCAGCAGCGGATATTGCTGATTCCACACCACCAGGAAACCGTCGCTGTCGAACAGCGCAAAGCCGTCGCGCATGGCGTGAAAAGTGGTTTCCAGCAGGGTGCTTTTCTCTTTCAGCAGGCGTGAGGTATGCTCCAGCGAAGCGGTATTACGGGCAAAGACGTTGAATGCCCTGGCCAGCTCGCCCAGCTCATCACGCCTCTGCTGTGCGGGCACGCTGACCTCTTTTTCGCCTTTCGCCAGCCGCGTCATCGCCTGGGAAATCGCCGTTAAGTTTGAGCCCAGGTTGCGGTAAATATACAGCCCGGCAAACCCGGTGATCACCAGCGCCAGCAGGGCAAACAGGCCGATAAAAGCGATGATGGACTGCAAATCCCGGTGGCTTTGCTGGCTGCGCTGCCGGGATTCTTCCCCGACTTTTTGCACGTACAGGTTGATGTCCTGATTCAGAAAAGCCACCAGCGCTTTGATGTGGTACATGTGCCAGGCGATGCCCAGGTCGCTTTCCTCAAGCTGTGCAGAAAGCGGCGGCAGCTGGCGCAGGCCGTTTCTGAACTGCTGCAAAATGCTGTCCGATAACGGCGACGGCGCCCGCTCGGGGAGAAACTGCATCACTTCGCTAAGCTGGCGCACCGCCGGCCTCGGAGAGGAGGACTGAATCGCCACCAGAATCAGGCGATCCATCTCTTTGAGCAGCCCGGCATCCGGCACGTTAAGCCCTTCGCGGGCGTTAACTTCCTGCAGGTGTTCAAGGTAGCTCTGATTCTGGTACAGGGCGCTCAGCAGCAGGTTACGCTGCAGGTGGCGACGGTGCCCCATCACCAGCATATTGGTGACGCTGCTTTCCAGCTCGTTGCTGCGGTCGATGATCCGGCTGACCAGCTGCGGCTCACGGCTCGCCAGCGGCGCTTTGGCCAGGTGAGAAAGCGAGTTTTGCAGCGAAAGCTGGGTTTGCTTCAGGCTTGCCGCCTCGCTCTGGTATTCCAGCGCGCCCACAACCTGAGAAAGTCTGACCGCTGCCGTCGCCACGTTCGAGGTGTCGCGCGCCAGCTCCATGCTACCGGACATGTCGAGCAGCGTTTGCCCCTGAACCTGCTCCTGCAGACGGCTGGCGTGCTTAAAGCCGAGCACCGCCACGCCGCAGACCATCAGCGTGACCGCCACCACCAGCAGATTGAAAAACAGCAGGCGGCCTCGGGCGCTGGCGAAAAAGGAGGGACGAGGCTGGGTCATAGAGGCTCCGTGGTTGTTTGTGCCCCCTCACCCTAACCCTCTCCCCCAGGGGAGAGGGGAAAAAAAGGACAACGAATAGCGCGCCGCTTTTCCCCCTCTCCCTTCCAGGGAGCGGGCCGGGGTGAGGGTGAAGCATTCACTCCAGTTAAGCATTGCATGGATTTTGATAAATATTTCCACACCGGGAATGTGATCCAGGTTAACTATTCAACTCTATGACAAATATGAACGGCGGCTGACATTTTGCATTTATCGGCGTGTGGTTGACTGGCGCTTATTGATACCCACCACAGGCGCCGCACCATGAGCAGAGTCCCCATTCTGGAAATGCGCAATATTGCCAAGTCATTTGGCAAGTTTTATGCGCTAAAAGGCGTCGATTTAACGGTATTTCCCGGTGAGATCCATGCCCTGATGGGCGAGAACGGGGCGGGTAAAAGCACCCTGATGAAGATCCTCGCGGGGGCTTACATCGCCACCAGCGGCGAAGTGCTGATTGACGGCGAACCCTATGCCATCAAAGGCCCCAAAGATGCCCTCAACGCGGGCATTACCCTGATTTACCAGGAAATGCAGCTCGCGCCAAACCTTACCGTGGCCGAAAACATTTTCCTCGGCAGCGAACTGGCGCGCGGCGGCCTGGTGCAGCGTAAAGAGATGGTGCAGCAGGCGCAGGCGGTGATTGACCGCCTCGGGGCGCAGTTTAAAGCAACCGACCTCGTCATGAAGCTGACCATTGCCGAGCAGCAGCAGGTTGAGATTGCCCGCGCGCTCCAGCGCAACAGCCGTATTCTGGTGATGGATGAACCCACCGCCGCCCTCTCATCTCGCGAAACGCATCGCCTGTTTGAGCTGATTTTCCGCCTGCGTGATGAAGGCATGGCGATTATCTACATCAGCCACCGCATGGCGGAAATTTATGAGCTGTCTGACCGGGTCAGTGTGCTGCGCGACGGCCAGTACGTCGGCAGCCTGACGCGGGAAAACCTTAACGCCAGCGAACTGGTCAAAATGATGGTTGGCCGGCCCCTTAGCGACCTGTTTAACAAAGAGCGTGATATCCCGCTCGGCAGCCCTCGCCTCAACGTTCATCACCTGACCGACAGCGGCAAGGTGCAGCCCGTCAGCCTGCACGTGCGTTCCGGGGAAATTGTCGGCCTGGCCGGGCTGGTTGGCGCGGGGCGTTCGGAGCTGGCGCAGCTTATCTTCGGCGTGCGTAAGGCCACGGGCGGTACGGTTGAGATCGACGGCGAGCCGGTGACGCTGCACTCCCCCCGCGAGGCGATTCAACACGGCATCGGCTTCCTGACGGAAAACCGCAAAGAGCAAGGGCTGTTCCTCGAGCTTGCCGCGCAGGACAACATCACCATGGCCACGCTGGAGCGTGACGCTCATTTCGGCATGCTCGACCGCAAAAAAGCCCAGACCATTTCTGACGATGCTATCAGCCTGCTGAATATCCGCGTGCCGCACGCTCAGGTTCGCGCCGGGGGCCTGTCCGGTGGTAACCAGCAAAAGTTGCTGATTTCCCGCTGGGTTGCTATTGGCCCACGCATTCTGATCCTCGACGAGCCTACGCGCGGCGTGGACGTCGGCGCTAAAAGCGAAATTTACCGCATCATGAACCAGCTGGCCCGCCAGGGCGTGGCCATTTTAATGATTTCCAGCGAGCTGCCCGAAGTGGTGGGCATGAGCGACCGGGTGTACGTCATGCGCGAAGGCAGCATTGCCGGCGAGCTGCTGCGCCACGACATTACGCAAGAGAATATTATGACCCTGGCTACCGGCGTGACCGAGGCCCATAAGAAAGAGGTGCACCATGACTAACTCAGGCACGCAACCGGTGGCAAAATCCGCCTCACTTAAAAAAGCCCTGTTCGGCGATTTACTACAAACCGTCGGCATTTTGCCGATTTTGATACTGATCGTCGCCGTATTTGGCTTTGTCGCGCCCAACTTCTTCACCGAGTCTAACCTGCTCAATATCGCCCGGCAGTCGTCGATCAACATCGTGCTGGCGGCTGGGATGACCTTCATCATTCTGACCGGCGGTATTGACCTTTCCGTGGGCTCTATCCTCGGCACCACCGCCGTGACGGCAATGGTCGTGTCGCTGATGCCCGGCTGGGAAGGCCTGTCGATTCCGGCAGCGCTGCTGATGGGCACCGGGCTGGGGCTGTTTAACGGCATGCTGGTCGCCTGGGCTGGGCTGCCGCCGTTTATCGTCACGCTCGGCACCTATACCGCGCTGCGCGGTGCGGCGTATCTGCTGGCCGACGGCACAACGGTGATTAACTCCAACATCAACTTTGAATGGATTGGTAACGCCTATCTCGGCCCGGTGCCGTGGCTGGTGGTTATCGCCCTGCTGGTGATTGCGGTGTGCTGGTTCATCCTGCGCCGTACCACGCTGGGCGTTCATATCTATGCGGTGGGCGGCAACATGCAGGCGGCACGCCTGACCGGCATCAAAGTGTGGATGGTGCTGCTGTTCGTGTACGGCATGAGCGGCCTGCTTTCCGGGCTCGGCGGCATCATGAGCGCGTCGCGCCTTTATAGCGCCAACGGTAACCTCGGCGTGGGCTATGAGCTGGACGCCATCGCCGCCGTTATTCTCGGCGGGACCAGCTTCGTGGGCGGGATTGGTACCATCACCGGCACGCTGGTGGGGGCGCTGATTATCGCCACGCTCAACAACGGCATGACGCTAATGGGCGTCTCCTACTTCTGGCAATTGGTGATCAAAGGGGCGGTGATCATCATAGCGGTGCTGATCGACAAATACCGTACCCGTCACCATCAAAGTGCATAACAACAAAACCCTACCCTACGAGTGAGGAAAACAGCATGCGTTTGAAACCCATAGTTACTGCGTTACTGGCTGGTGCAATGATCGCAGGCGCGCCGTTTGCCCAGGCGAAAGAGTTAAAGTCTATCGGCGTGACGGTGGGCGACCTCGCCAACCCGTTCTTCGTGCAGATAACCAAAGGCGCCGAGCTGGAAGCCCGCAAGCTCGCTGGCGACAACGTGAAGGTGACGCTGGTCTCCAGCGGCTACGATCTCGGCCAGCAGGTGGCGCAGATCGATAACTTTATCGCCGCCAAGGTGGACATGATCATCCTCAACGCCGCAGATTCCAAAGGGATCGGCCCGGCGGTAAAACGCGCGAAAGACGCCGGGATCGTCGTGGTGGCGGTGGACGTCGCGGCTGACGGCGCCGATGCCACGATCACCTCAGACAACACCCAGGCCGGGCAAATGGCCTGTAAGTACATTTCCGACCGCCTGAAAGATAAAGGCAACGTGGTTATCATCAACGGGCCGCCGGTTTCCGCCGTGCAGAACCGCGTTGAGGGCTGCGAAACCGAATTCAAAAAGCACCCGGACATTAAGATCCTATCCTCTAATCAGAATGCTAAGGGCAGCCGTGAAGGCGGCCTGGAAGTAATGACCTCGCTGCTGGCGGCGAATCCGAAGATCGACGGCG from Cedecea neteri encodes:
- the alsK gene encoding allose kinase; the encoded protein is MPKPLNVVAGVDMGATHIRLCLQDESGAVLHCEKQRTAEIISGGVVCGIARLLNDRLDRFNARCRGMVMGFPALVGKDKRTIISTPNLPLAAAELNELAGKLEDALGCPVEFSRDVNLQLSFDVAQNGLQPQQVLGAYLGTGMGFAVWLNGAPWTGAHGVAGELGHIPQGDMHLTCGCGNAGCLETVCSGIALKRWYDASPRAYEIGELFSVAAQEPFVVALLDHAARAIATSVNLFDPDAVILGGGVMDMVDFPREALIAQTKRYLRRPLPHDAVRFIDASSSAFNGAQGAATLARACFLPALYVAPQQAALG
- a CDS encoding ATP-binding protein, with product MTQPRPSFFASARGRLLFFNLLVVAVTLMVCGVAVLGFKHASRLQEQVQGQTLLDMSGSMELARDTSNVATAAVRLSQVVGALEYQSEAASLKQTQLSLQNSLSHLAKAPLASREPQLVSRIIDRSNELESSVTNMLVMGHRRHLQRNLLLSALYQNQSYLEHLQEVNAREGLNVPDAGLLKEMDRLILVAIQSSSPRPAVRQLSEVMQFLPERAPSPLSDSILQQFRNGLRQLPPLSAQLEESDLGIAWHMYHIKALVAFLNQDINLYVQKVGEESRQRSQQSHRDLQSIIAFIGLFALLALVITGFAGLYIYRNLGSNLTAISQAMTRLAKGEKEVSVPAQQRRDELGELARAFNVFARNTASLEHTSRLLKEKSTLLETTFHAMRDGFALFDSDGFLVVWNQQYPLLLGLEPQRLQRGQHYLGLLKQVTPLQEHMLGNLSRPLPKPQELRLADGRTIELRFSPVPGRGMVNVVLERSERKALEEALVHSQKMKAVGQLTGGLAHDFNNLLAVIIGSLELTATDSPDAVRIQRALKAAERGAQLTQRLLAFSRKQSLHPRAVAMKSLLENLDPLMRHSLPAHLTLVVEAQQPAWPAWIDVNQLENAIINLVMNARDAMEGRSGEIKIRTWNQRVVRGEGRKQDMVVVEVADTGHGMTDEVKAQVFEPFFTTKQTGSGSGLGLSMVYGFVRQSGGRVQIESEPGTGTRVILQLPRASAEAQPEALPLVDEQADISDQLVLVLEDEPDVRQTLCEQLHQLGYLTLEASDSQQALLLMREVPDISLVISDLMLPGELSGADVLQQARRHHPQLDLLLVSGQDLRRSEQHLPEVELLRKPFTRAQLAEALRKARAGSRRGPA
- a CDS encoding sugar ABC transporter ATP-binding protein, which produces MSRVPILEMRNIAKSFGKFYALKGVDLTVFPGEIHALMGENGAGKSTLMKILAGAYIATSGEVLIDGEPYAIKGPKDALNAGITLIYQEMQLAPNLTVAENIFLGSELARGGLVQRKEMVQQAQAVIDRLGAQFKATDLVMKLTIAEQQQVEIARALQRNSRILVMDEPTAALSSRETHRLFELIFRLRDEGMAIIYISHRMAEIYELSDRVSVLRDGQYVGSLTRENLNASELVKMMVGRPLSDLFNKERDIPLGSPRLNVHHLTDSGKVQPVSLHVRSGEIVGLAGLVGAGRSELAQLIFGVRKATGGTVEIDGEPVTLHSPREAIQHGIGFLTENRKEQGLFLELAAQDNITMATLERDAHFGMLDRKKAQTISDDAISLLNIRVPHAQVRAGGLSGGNQQKLLISRWVAIGPRILILDEPTRGVDVGAKSEIYRIMNQLARQGVAILMISSELPEVVGMSDRVYVMREGSIAGELLRHDITQENIMTLATGVTEAHKKEVHHD
- a CDS encoding ABC transporter permease subunit, giving the protein MTNSGTQPVAKSASLKKALFGDLLQTVGILPILILIVAVFGFVAPNFFTESNLLNIARQSSINIVLAAGMTFIILTGGIDLSVGSILGTTAVTAMVVSLMPGWEGLSIPAALLMGTGLGLFNGMLVAWAGLPPFIVTLGTYTALRGAAYLLADGTTVINSNINFEWIGNAYLGPVPWLVVIALLVIAVCWFILRRTTLGVHIYAVGGNMQAARLTGIKVWMVLLFVYGMSGLLSGLGGIMSASRLYSANGNLGVGYELDAIAAVILGGTSFVGGIGTITGTLVGALIIATLNNGMTLMGVSYFWQLVIKGAVIIIAVLIDKYRTRHHQSA
- a CDS encoding ABC transporter substrate-binding protein, with amino-acid sequence MRLKPIVTALLAGAMIAGAPFAQAKELKSIGVTVGDLANPFFVQITKGAELEARKLAGDNVKVTLVSSGYDLGQQVAQIDNFIAAKVDMIILNAADSKGIGPAVKRAKDAGIVVVAVDVAADGADATITSDNTQAGQMACKYISDRLKDKGNVVIINGPPVSAVQNRVEGCETEFKKHPDIKILSSNQNAKGSREGGLEVMTSLLAANPKIDGVFAINDPTAIGADLAAKQAQRNEFFIVGVDGSPDGEEALKRGGSSLFVATPAQDPQVMAAKAVEIGYDILQGKPAPKGPVLIPVTMIDKNNIGSYKGWTVK